A genome region from Carya illinoinensis cultivar Pawnee chromosome 2, C.illinoinensisPawnee_v1, whole genome shotgun sequence includes the following:
- the LOC122300263 gene encoding chaperone protein dnaJ 20, chloroplastic-like, translating into MRCYGLTPIHGSECRFFYLPAKRSIPIPRPNSRFLSSSVNFFQSKLVKPSPRTPASSLRATINDVFVTEEAAGLSFYELLGIPESGSLVEIKQAYKKLARMYHPDVSPPGRVEEYTKRFIRVQEAYEILSDPRRRALYDRDLARGLHLAFSARTQYQSDEGMEERSEWKNRWQSQLSVLKRRSQNREAGGDMSWGARMRRRRDELANEL; encoded by the exons ATGCGTTGCTATGGATTGACTCCGATACACGGAAGCGAATGTCGCTTCTTCTACCTCCCCGCCAAGCGGTCTATTCCAATCCCCCGTCCGAATTCCCGATTTCTCTCTTCCTCCGTGAATTTCTTCCAGTCAAAACTCGTAAAACCTTCGCCCCGGACACCAGCCAGCTCGCTCAGGGCCACCATCAACGATGTGTTCGTGACCGAGGAGGCCGCCGGGTTGAGCTTCTACGAGCTTCTGGGCATACCCGAATCCGGATCCTTGGTCGAGATCAAACAGGCATACAAGAAACTCGCCCGGATGTACCATCCGGACGTGTCCCCGCCCGGTCGGGTCGAGGAGTATACCAAGCGGTTCATCCGGGTCCAGGAGGCCTACGAGATCTTGTCGGATCCGAGAAGGAGAGCTCTTTATGATAGAGACTTGGCGAGAGGTCTTCACCTCGCTTTCTCCGCCCGAACACAATACCAGAGCGACGAG GGCATGGAAGAGAGAAGTGAGTGGAAGAACCGTTGGCAATCTCAGCTATCAGTGCTGAAGAGAAGAAGCCAGAACAGGGAAGCGGGTGGAGATATGTCCTGGGGAGCTCGAATGCGAAGGCGAAGGGATGAGCTAGCAAATGAATTATAA